From the genome of Scytonema hofmannii PCC 7110, one region includes:
- a CDS encoding phosphate-starvation-inducible PsiE family protein produces MRRAIKLIKEALSEDNFVRFVEDIEVIVSKVLSLLLVIVILVAVGDLGILLLDELFVTDYGKFNATLYKIFGLFLNILIALEILENITAYLRKHIFQVELVVVTSLIAVARKIIILDLGKVTGVDIIGLGIAILALSISYWIIRNSSKSKH; encoded by the coding sequence ATGAGGAGAGCTATTAAACTGATCAAAGAAGCTTTAAGCGAAGATAATTTCGTGCGCTTCGTTGAAGACATAGAAGTGATAGTATCTAAAGTCTTATCTCTTTTACTGGTAATAGTGATTCTGGTAGCAGTTGGGGATTTAGGAATACTTCTTCTCGACGAACTGTTTGTTACGGATTACGGGAAGTTTAACGCTACATTATATAAAATATTTGGTTTATTCTTAAATATTTTAATTGCTTTAGAAATTTTAGAAAATATCACTGCTTATCTTCGGAAGCACATTTTTCAAGTTGAATTAGTCGTTGTGACTTCTTTAATTGCTGTTGCCAGGAAGATTATTATTCTGGATTTAGGAAAAGTTACGGGTGTTGATATTATAGGTCTGGGAATTGCTATTCTGGCTTTGTCTATCAGTTATTGGATAATTCGTAATAGCAGTAAGTCGAAACATTAA
- a CDS encoding DUF2326 domain-containing protein has protein sequence MHILKVQNICTFNSDMIPTSEFADDFDFNSFVRLRLTDDNDEGGLLSIRF, from the coding sequence GTGCATATTCTCAAAGTACAGAATATTTGTACTTTTAACTCAGATATGATTCCCACATCAGAATTTGCCGATGACTTTGATTTTAATTCGTTTGTAAGGCTAAGACTTACCGATGATAATGACGAGGGAGGACTATTGAGCATTCGCTTTTAG
- a CDS encoding KGK domain-containing protein, producing MSEVSLNSDDVVSMPSEKGFTKGITAKVSEIKLALKDRVSPEQLKWFSEGGVECEVLIAQTGGGWRKGKIQFCLKFFPDKAEQQLEVQPSLAIIHNGEQG from the coding sequence GTGAGTGAAGTTAGCCTGAACAGTGATGATGTCGTTTCTATGCCTTCAGAAAAAGGTTTTACCAAAGGCATAACGGCAAAAGTCAGCGAAATTAAGCTAGCGCTAAAAGATCGTGTATCACCCGAGCAGTTAAAATGGTTTTCTGAAGGTGGGGTGGAATGTGAAGTACTAATTGCTCAGACGGGCGGTGGCTGGCGTAAAGGAAAAATTCAGTTTTGCTTGAAATTCTTTCCTGATAAGGCAGAGCAACAACTAGAAGTACAGCCGTCGTTAGCTATCATCCACAATGGGGAGCAAGGGTAG
- a CDS encoding NarK family nitrate/nitrite MFS transporter gives MLKGLLSFQGRYRILHQTWFAFFLTFVCWFNFAPFATTIGKELHLAPEQIKTLGICNLALTIPARIIIGMLLDRFGPKITYSLLLMFAAVPCFATALSQNFHHLVLSRLLMGIVGAGFVVGIRMVSEWFPPKEIGIAQGVYGGWGNFGAFGAEFSLPLIAVAASFMTGGASNWRFAIALTGIVSAVYGAIYYNNVQDTPSGKVYKTPKKNGALEVTSVKSFWAMILSNFGLIFALGLLAWRLAQKNIHFFNQAQMYLIWVLLAGLFAYQTYKAWQVNKELLVGKKTYAPSERYQFGQVALLEFTYVTNFGSELAAVSMLPAFFEKTFGLEHVAAAMIAASYPFLNLVSRPSGGLISDKFGSRKWTMTIISVGISIGYLMAHSINSSWPLPLAIAVTMFAAYFAQAGCGATYGIVPLIKKEATGQIAGNVGAYGNFGGVVYLTIYSLTNPSTLFATMGIAAMICACLCAFFLKEPKGSFAAAYEGESPERETQKTVPNPGILAEE, from the coding sequence ATGCTTAAAGGATTATTATCGTTTCAAGGGCGTTATCGGATTCTGCACCAAACTTGGTTTGCTTTCTTTCTGACTTTTGTTTGTTGGTTTAACTTTGCTCCCTTCGCTACAACTATTGGGAAGGAACTTCATCTTGCACCAGAGCAAATAAAAACGTTGGGTATTTGCAACCTTGCTCTGACCATTCCAGCACGCATTATTATTGGTATGCTTTTGGATCGTTTTGGTCCTAAAATTACCTACTCATTGCTGCTGATGTTTGCTGCTGTTCCCTGTTTTGCAACAGCATTATCACAAAACTTTCACCATCTCGTTCTCAGCCGCCTGCTGATGGGTATTGTAGGTGCAGGCTTTGTTGTGGGTATTCGGATGGTGTCGGAATGGTTTCCTCCTAAAGAGATTGGAATTGCTCAAGGTGTTTATGGCGGTTGGGGTAACTTTGGGGCTTTTGGGGCGGAATTTAGCTTACCTCTGATTGCTGTTGCTGCTAGTTTTATGACTGGTGGTGCTTCTAACTGGCGGTTTGCGATCGCCCTAACAGGTATTGTCTCTGCAGTCTATGGCGCAATCTACTACAACAATGTCCAAGATACGCCTTCTGGTAAAGTCTATAAGACTCCTAAGAAGAATGGTGCTCTTGAAGTGACTAGTGTTAAAAGCTTCTGGGCAATGATTCTCTCGAATTTTGGTTTGATTTTTGCCTTGGGTTTACTTGCTTGGCGTTTAGCACAAAAAAATATTCACTTTTTCAATCAAGCTCAAATGTACTTGATTTGGGTACTGTTAGCTGGATTATTTGCTTATCAAACTTACAAAGCTTGGCAAGTGAATAAAGAGCTTCTTGTTGGTAAGAAAACTTACGCTCCTTCAGAACGGTATCAATTTGGTCAAGTAGCTTTACTAGAATTTACTTACGTCACTAACTTTGGTTCCGAACTTGCGGCTGTTTCCATGCTCCCTGCATTTTTTGAAAAAACCTTTGGTTTAGAGCACGTGGCTGCTGCAATGATCGCGGCTAGTTATCCCTTCTTAAACTTAGTTTCTCGTCCTAGTGGAGGGTTAATTTCTGATAAATTTGGCTCTCGCAAATGGACGATGACTATTATTAGTGTTGGCATCTCTATAGGTTATTTGATGGCACACTCCATTAACAGCAGTTGGCCTTTACCACTGGCGATCGCAGTTACGATGTTTGCTGCATATTTTGCCCAAGCTGGCTGCGGTGCAACCTACGGTATTGTACCTTTGATTAAAAAAGAAGCCACGGGACAAATTGCAGGCAATGTAGGAGCATACGGTAATTTTGGTGGCGTAGTTTATCTCACAATTTACAGTTTAACCAACCCATCAACACTATTTGCCACAATGGGTATAGCAGCTATGATTTGCGCTTGTCTGTGTGCTTTCTTCTTAAAAGAACCAAAAGGCTCCTTTGCTGCTGCTTATGAAGGAGAATCTCCAGAGAGAGAAACTCAAAAGACTGTCCCCAATCCCGGAATTTTAGCAGAAGAATAA
- a CDS encoding ATP-binding protein, which yields MRKRKLIFVGGVHGVGKTTLCKEIESKFHVEHFSASNLISREKQEEHLLNKRVEKIGENQNILLTAINKYLKNENWYLLDGHFCLLNKDNEITKIPESTYDGICPNAILLLVDKPEDIYARLSSRDSIKHDLALLKYFQEQEIGYAEYISDKLNIPYLIYHLTESKNKVYTFIESLVTQAVSE from the coding sequence ATGAGAAAACGTAAACTTATTTTTGTTGGTGGAGTACATGGTGTTGGGAAAACAACACTTTGTAAAGAGATAGAATCAAAATTTCATGTTGAGCATTTTTCAGCTAGCAATTTGATTTCAAGAGAGAAGCAAGAAGAACATCTTCTTAACAAACGAGTTGAGAAGATTGGTGAAAATCAAAATATTTTATTAACAGCAATAAATAAGTATTTAAAGAATGAAAATTGGTATTTACTGGATGGGCATTTTTGCTTATTAAATAAGGATAATGAAATTACTAAAATACCAGAATCAACATATGATGGCATTTGTCCCAATGCTATTCTTCTCTTAGTTGACAAACCAGAAGATATTTATGCTCGTTTAAGCTCAAGAGATAGTATTAAACATGATTTAGCTCTGCTTAAATATTTTCAAGAACAAGAAATTGGTTATGCTGAATACATTAGTGATAAATTAAATATTCCTTATCTAATTTATCACCTTACTGAAAGTAAAAACAAAGTATATACTTTTATTGAAAGTTTAGTGACTCAAGCAGTATCTGAATAA
- a CDS encoding DUF7689 domain-containing protein: protein MALYSQQPPLLLICTNGKWSKLDQWEDIEHELDGLTSEMYESVKQILKRSLLKY from the coding sequence ATGGCTCTTTACTCCCAACAACCGCCACTGCTTCTTATTTGCACGAACGGAAAGTGGAGCAAACTCGATCAATGGGAAGATATTGAGCATGAACTAGATGGATTGACAAGCGAAATGTACGAGTCTGTCAAGCAAATTTTAAAGCGATCGCTACTAAAGTACTAA
- a CDS encoding DUF3850 domain-containing protein, which yields MQAKYIKVLSIKRVYAERIVDGTKKLELRKRSIGIELGDLILLYETTPDSVIKGGFVADKTISLPVSEMWSKYHPILGVDKEFYDMYFENCELAYGTFIYQNFLFPALSLKQIQELCPGFTPPQATINWRKDWYIQPEWTDALNQGRNGLMEEGRLCKQLDLFALK from the coding sequence ATGCAGGCTAAATACATCAAAGTTCTAAGTATCAAGCGAGTTTATGCTGAACGTATTGTTGATGGTACTAAAAAACTTGAATTGCGAAAGCGTTCAATTGGAATAGAATTAGGGGATTTAATTCTTTTGTACGAAACTACACCTGATTCTGTCATTAAGGGAGGCTTTGTTGCTGATAAAACTATATCCTTACCTGTTTCTGAAATGTGGAGTAAGTATCATCCTATTCTAGGAGTAGACAAAGAGTTCTATGATATGTATTTTGAGAACTGTGAATTGGCATACGGTACTTTTATATATCAAAACTTTCTTTTCCCTGCACTGTCTCTGAAACAAATACAAGAACTTTGCCCTGGTTTTACACCACCACAAGCCACAATAAACTGGCGTAAGGATTGGTACATTCAGCCTGAATGGACTGATGCACTTAATCAGGGAAGAAATGGTTTAATGGAGGAAGGAAGACTATGTAAACAGTTAGATCTATTTGCCTTAAAGTAG
- a CDS encoding helix-turn-helix domain-containing protein: MRVDKRQKGSQEMIRWRLRILMAEKKISNKELSEISGIHRTSISKLKNTDEIEQISGRVINSLCNALTIAYRARGDNRSITPNDLFEYTFDGDRPSPTSISTETSVTEDTSTTQQSSNFNGTTKASAQLVWLVVSEELA; encoded by the coding sequence ATGAGAGTAGATAAAAGACAAAAAGGCTCTCAAGAAATGATTCGATGGAGACTTAGGATACTGATGGCGGAGAAAAAAATTAGCAATAAAGAACTGTCCGAGATCTCAGGAATTCATCGCACGTCTATTTCTAAGCTCAAAAATACTGATGAGATTGAGCAGATTAGTGGCAGAGTGATTAATAGTTTGTGCAATGCATTAACAATTGCTTATCGAGCTAGAGGGGATAACCGAAGCATCACTCCTAACGACTTGTTTGAGTACACTTTTGACGGAGATCGCCCTTCTCCAACATCTATCTCAACTGAGACTTCGGTTACTGAAGATACAAGCACTACCCAACAATCATCTAACTTCAATGGAACAACGAAAGCTAGTGCTCAACTTGTATGGTTAGTGGTTAGTGAGGAGTTAGCTTGA
- a CDS encoding molybdopterin oxidoreductase family protein, which produces MTEFTKTLCPYCGVGCGLEVSPPAQLGKPTHRDSQGTPTWRVRGDKAHPSSQGMVCVKGATIAESLDKNRLHYPMVRESLDQKFRRASWDEAFDIIVKRIQTVRFTQGPEAICMYGSGQFQTEDYYIAQKLLKGCLGSNNFDANSRLCMSSAVAGYIQSFGSDGPPCCYEDLELTDCAFLIGTNTAECHPIIFNRLEKYHKKNRKVKMIVVDPRRTPTAEAADLHLAIRPGTDIDLLNGIAHLLMRWGYIDPGFIEDCTSNFPSYAEVIRHYSPEVVSHQCGISVEDLETAARYWGESQRVLSLWSMGVNQSSEGTAKVRTIINLHLMTGQIGKLGAGPFSLTGQPNAMGGREAGGLAHLLPGYRLVKNPQHRAEVEELWGLPSGRISPTPGLTAWDMITGLENGAVGMLWIAATNPAVSMPDLERTKAALLRSPFTVYQDAYYPTETAAYAHVLLPAAQWSEKTGVMTNSERRVTLCPAFRQPPGEAKADWEIFAEVGRRLGYVKEFAFANSSEVYSEFVKLTRDRPCDMTAITHERLQVQGPLQWPCSSTNPTPSKRLYTDLRFHTPDGRARFAAYHSRGLAEPPDPNYPFVLTTGRLYGHWHTQTRTGRIEKIRQMHPEPFIEIHPRDAAILRVNDNQSVEVRSRRGKAKFPVKVTRAIAPGTVFVPMHWGALWANNAEANALTHPESCPDSLQPELKACAVQIVPVTVDLTVASYQRQPSRQAAHL; this is translated from the coding sequence ATGACTGAATTTACCAAAACTCTTTGTCCCTATTGTGGTGTTGGCTGTGGATTAGAAGTATCACCTCCAGCACAACTTGGCAAACCAACTCATAGAGATAGCCAGGGAACTCCTACTTGGCGAGTGCGAGGAGACAAAGCACACCCATCTAGCCAGGGAATGGTTTGTGTTAAAGGTGCCACAATAGCAGAATCTTTGGATAAAAATAGACTCCACTACCCAATGGTACGAGAATCTTTAGATCAAAAGTTTCGTCGTGCTAGCTGGGATGAGGCTTTTGATATCATTGTCAAACGCATTCAAACAGTACGCTTCACTCAAGGACCGGAAGCTATTTGTATGTATGGTTCCGGTCAGTTTCAAACTGAGGACTACTATATCGCCCAGAAACTTTTAAAAGGGTGTTTGGGGAGCAATAATTTTGATGCTAACTCTCGCTTGTGTATGTCCAGTGCGGTAGCTGGGTACATTCAAAGCTTTGGTTCGGATGGTCCTCCGTGTTGTTATGAAGATTTAGAATTAACTGACTGTGCGTTTTTAATTGGTACCAACACAGCAGAATGTCATCCTATTATTTTTAACAGGCTAGAAAAATACCACAAAAAGAATCGCAAAGTCAAAATGATTGTGGTCGATCCGCGCCGCACCCCAACCGCAGAAGCTGCAGATTTACATTTAGCGATTCGCCCTGGAACAGATATCGATTTATTGAACGGGATTGCTCATTTGTTGATGCGTTGGGGCTATATCGATCCTGGATTTATTGAGGATTGCACGAGTAACTTTCCTTCATATGCAGAAGTGATTCGCCATTATTCCCCAGAAGTCGTTTCTCATCAATGCGGGATTAGTGTCGAAGATTTAGAAACAGCCGCTCGTTACTGGGGTGAATCTCAGAGAGTCCTGTCTTTGTGGTCAATGGGTGTGAATCAATCCTCAGAAGGAACGGCTAAGGTCAGAACAATTATTAACCTCCACTTGATGACCGGGCAAATTGGGAAACTAGGGGCGGGACCATTTTCTCTGACAGGTCAACCTAACGCAATGGGGGGGCGCGAAGCGGGAGGTTTAGCGCATTTGTTACCTGGTTACCGATTGGTAAAAAATCCCCAGCATAGAGCAGAAGTTGAGGAACTGTGGGGACTTCCATCAGGACGAATTTCACCTACACCCGGTTTAACGGCTTGGGATATGATAACTGGGCTGGAAAATGGTGCTGTAGGGATGTTGTGGATTGCTGCTACCAATCCGGCTGTGAGTATGCCAGATTTAGAACGAACAAAAGCAGCGTTGTTGCGATCGCCTTTCACTGTTTACCAGGATGCTTACTATCCAACGGAAACTGCAGCTTATGCTCATGTCTTGTTACCAGCAGCTCAGTGGAGTGAAAAAACTGGTGTCATGACCAATTCCGAGCGGAGAGTGACCTTATGTCCGGCATTTCGTCAGCCACCGGGAGAAGCCAAAGCAGATTGGGAAATTTTTGCAGAAGTTGGACGCAGGCTGGGCTATGTGAAAGAGTTTGCTTTTGCTAACTCAAGTGAAGTTTACTCTGAGTTTGTCAAATTGACTCGCGATCGCCCTTGTGATATGACAGCTATCACTCACGAACGACTTCAAGTGCAAGGTCCACTTCAATGGCCGTGTTCCAGTACTAACCCTACTCCCTCTAAAAGGCTCTACACCGATTTACGTTTCCACACTCCAGATGGACGCGCCCGATTTGCAGCGTATCACTCGCGAGGTTTGGCTGAACCCCCAGATCCCAATTATCCTTTTGTGCTGACAACCGGAAGGCTTTACGGACACTGGCATACCCAAACGCGTACAGGTCGAATTGAAAAAATTCGTCAAATGCATCCCGAACCGTTTATTGAGATTCATCCTCGCGATGCAGCGATTCTGCGCGTGAACGATAATCAATCGGTGGAAGTGCGATCGCGTCGTGGCAAAGCTAAGTTTCCAGTCAAAGTGACTCGTGCGATCGCACCTGGTACAGTGTTTGTTCCCATGCACTGGGGAGCTTTGTGGGCGAATAATGCTGAAGCCAATGCTTTAACTCACCCAGAATCTTGTCCTGACTCCTTGCAACCAGAATTAAAAGCTTGTGCAGTACAGATTGTTCCAGTGACTGTCGATCTAACAGTTGCTAGTTATCAACGTCAGCCATCACGCCAAGCCGCACACTTGTAA